In one Candidatus Omnitrophota bacterium genomic region, the following are encoded:
- a CDS encoding NAD-dependent epimerase/dehydratase family protein, whose amino-acid sequence MPGKRYLVTGAAGFIGAAVAGKLLNNGHEVWTIDNLSTGFEANVPKGVRLIKGNCQDPEIIAQLEGTQFDAIVHIAGQSSGEISFDDPAYDLRTNTESTLRLIQFGLGTGCDRFVYASSMSVYGPVPETAIPETHEPKPLSFYGVGKLASEHYLRIYQTKGLKSTALRYFNVYGPCQNMQNLRQGMVSIFLAQLIKHDKVVVKGPLDRFRDMIYIDDIVNNTIKVIDHPGTFAGVFNFGTGVKTTVGELLELMMKLGKIKKEIVIAAGTPGDQKGIYADISLARDTFGFKCDWTLEQGLTKMVHWAKTARW is encoded by the coding sequence ATGCCGGGCAAGCGTTATTTAGTGACAGGGGCAGCGGGATTCATCGGCGCCGCCGTTGCCGGCAAGCTTTTAAATAACGGGCATGAGGTCTGGACGATCGATAATCTGTCCACGGGTTTTGAAGCCAATGTCCCGAAAGGTGTCCGTTTGATCAAGGGGAATTGTCAGGATCCAGAGATCATTGCCCAGCTTGAAGGCACACAGTTTGACGCCATCGTGCATATCGCCGGGCAATCATCGGGCGAGATCAGCTTTGATGATCCCGCCTATGACCTGCGCACGAATACCGAATCAACCCTGCGTTTGATCCAGTTCGGTCTTGGCACCGGCTGTGACCGTTTTGTTTATGCGAGTTCAATGTCCGTGTATGGTCCTGTGCCCGAGACAGCCATTCCGGAAACCCATGAACCCAAGCCGCTTTCTTTTTACGGAGTAGGAAAATTAGCGAGTGAACATTATTTACGGATCTATCAGACCAAGGGCCTGAAATCCACGGCGCTTAGGTATTTTAATGTCTATGGCCCCTGTCAGAATATGCAAAATTTACGGCAAGGCATGGTCAGTATTTTTTTGGCCCAACTGATCAAGCACGACAAGGTGGTTGTCAAAGGCCCCCTGGACCGGTTCCGCGACATGATCTACATTGATGATATTGTCAACAACACGATCAAGGTCATTGATCATCCGGGGACGTTCGCAGGAGTGTTCAATTTCGGTACAGGCGTGAAAACAACGGTGGGAGAGCTTTTGGAATTGATGATGAAACTCGGCAAGATCAAGAAAGAGATCGTCATTGCCGCCGGGACGCCGGGCGATCAAAAAGGGATCTACGCGGATATTTCCCTGGCCCGTGATACATTCGGGTTCAAGTGTGACTGGACCCTGGAGCAGGGGCTGACGAAAATGGTCCACTGGGCTAAAACAGCGCGATGGTAA
- a CDS encoding class I SAM-dependent methyltransferase, with the protein MKPECRFCKAGSAAQSIKGKNVYGGRPDQHFWLCAECGIIYLDPPLNEDEELDFYKKEFEKFMERRAGSDMDWSGPDQHVRSNQREVKRRMPFLARHLKAGERVLEIGCSSGFMLSALREKGLNVTGLDPSGGFMDYVRAKKIPVFQTLDELKAAGARNFDAIIHYYVFEHIRHPLDFIKQYMELLKDGGLMIFEVPCATDPLVELYKVPAFDEFYWSVAHHWYFTRDSLGKVLKKAGVAFELYPDQRYDISNHMTWMLDGKPGGLARWSAAFGEALDQQYKERLKELWLCDTIIAVLKKT; encoded by the coding sequence ATGAAACCGGAGTGCCGGTTTTGCAAAGCGGGCAGTGCGGCCCAGTCCATTAAGGGAAAGAACGTGTACGGCGGCCGGCCGGACCAGCATTTCTGGCTGTGCGCGGAGTGCGGGATCATTTATCTTGATCCGCCTTTGAATGAGGATGAAGAACTTGATTTTTATAAGAAAGAATTTGAGAAGTTCATGGAGCGCCGCGCGGGGAGCGATATGGACTGGAGCGGTCCGGACCAGCATGTCCGGTCTAATCAACGGGAGGTCAAACGCCGCATGCCGTTCTTGGCCAGGCATCTGAAAGCGGGAGAGCGTGTTTTGGAGATCGGATGTTCATCCGGATTCATGTTGAGCGCCTTGCGGGAGAAGGGTTTGAACGTGACCGGTTTAGACCCCTCCGGGGGGTTTATGGATTATGTGCGGGCCAAAAAGATCCCTGTATTCCAGACCCTGGACGAACTGAAAGCGGCCGGCGCCCGAAATTTTGACGCGATCATTCATTATTATGTTTTTGAACACATCCGTCATCCCCTTGATTTTATCAAGCAATACATGGAACTTCTTAAAGACGGGGGCCTCATGATCTTTGAAGTGCCTTGCGCCACCGACCCTCTTGTTGAGCTTTATAAGGTCCCGGCATTTGATGAGTTTTACTGGTCGGTCGCGCATCACTGGTATTTTACCCGCGATAGTTTGGGGAAGGTCCTTAAAAAGGCGGGGGTTGCTTTCGAGCTTTACCCGGACCAGCGTTATGATATTTCCAATCATATGACGTGGATGCTCGACGGCAAACCCGGCGGCTTGGCCCGCTGGAGCGCCGCTTTTGGAGAGGCGCTGGACCAACAGTACAAAGAACGCCTGAAAGAATTGTGGCTTTGCGACACCATTATTGCCGTTTTGAAAAAGACATAG
- a CDS encoding NAD(P)-dependent oxidoreductase — translation MKAIVFGGAGFLGSHVADALTDAGYAVTIFDRNHSPYARSDQKMVVGDILDRQAVNDVVRGADVVYNFAGIAEIDEAAQHPFDAVQDNIVGNTTVLEACHGAKVKRFVFASSLYVYGKSGSFYRSTKLACELLIENYHEVYGLSYTILRYGSLYGPRAGDTNAIHRFVKQALTEGKIVRHGDGDELREYIHVLDAAKGSVAILADEFKDQNVILTGQQQMRMRDFLTMIREIMDNKVAVEYVPATESYHYEITPYTFMPKMGKRLVQPTYFDLGQGILDVIHSMSRELNSPV, via the coding sequence ATGAAAGCGATTGTTTTTGGAGGCGCAGGATTCTTGGGAAGTCATGTGGCGGACGCGTTGACGGATGCCGGATACGCGGTCACTATTTTTGACCGTAATCATTCGCCGTATGCGCGTTCTGATCAGAAAATGGTCGTTGGTGACATCCTGGACCGCCAGGCCGTGAATGACGTGGTCCGCGGCGCGGATGTTGTTTATAATTTTGCCGGGATCGCGGAGATCGATGAGGCGGCCCAGCATCCTTTTGACGCCGTGCAGGACAATATTGTTGGGAATACAACAGTGCTTGAGGCCTGTCACGGAGCAAAGGTCAAACGTTTTGTTTTCGCGAGTTCTCTTTACGTGTACGGCAAAAGCGGTTCTTTTTACCGCAGCACCAAACTTGCCTGTGAACTTCTGATCGAGAATTATCATGAGGTCTACGGGCTTTCGTATACGATCTTGCGCTATGGTTCGTTGTACGGCCCGCGTGCGGGGGACACGAACGCGATCCACCGTTTTGTCAAACAGGCGCTGACAGAGGGGAAGATCGTCCGTCATGGCGATGGCGATGAGTTGCGCGAATATATCCATGTTTTAGATGCCGCAAAGGGGAGTGTGGCCATTTTGGCGGATGAATTCAAGGACCAGAATGTGATCTTGACCGGCCAGCAGCAGATGCGGATGCGCGATTTTCTCACGATGATCCGTGAGATCATGGACAATAAAGTGGCGGTTGAATATGTTCCGGCCACAGAGTCCTATCATTATGAAATTACGCCATATACCTTCATGCCCAAGATGGGCAAACGCCTTGTGCAACCTACGTATTTTGATCTCGGACAGGGGATTTTGGATGTTATTCACAGCATGTCCAGGGAGTTGAATTCACCTGTTTAA
- a CDS encoding PIG-L family deacetylase encodes MDLNSKTRLLIIAAHPDDELLGCGGTIVKALKYKAKVEVVFLGEGISARFPVGRYDSPEFKKFTQQRRKEAQQALKILGVKNVHFGTRLCVQFDTYPMISIVKEIEERMKAFRPTMLLTHNPSEVNIDHRITYEAVEAACRPTNPWVPRAIYTFEVICSGNWKFDPFFKPNVFVDIEKYWPKKAMAWRCYKGEQRPFPHFRSEKGLETLAIFRGLTVGISKAEAFRLVRRIV; translated from the coding sequence ATGGATCTCAATTCAAAAACACGGTTGTTGATCATTGCCGCCCATCCTGATGATGAGTTATTAGGATGCGGGGGGACCATTGTCAAAGCCCTCAAATATAAAGCCAAGGTGGAAGTGGTCTTCTTGGGCGAAGGGATCTCGGCCCGTTTTCCCGTCGGCCGGTATGATTCTCCCGAATTTAAGAAATTCACTCAACAGAGAAGAAAAGAAGCGCAACAGGCGCTGAAGATCTTGGGTGTCAAAAATGTTCATTTCGGCACAAGGCTGTGCGTCCAGTTCGATACATACCCCATGATCTCCATTGTCAAAGAGATCGAAGAGAGGATGAAGGCCTTTCGTCCCACCATGCTGTTGACCCACAATCCTTCAGAAGTGAACATTGACCATCGTATCACTTATGAAGCCGTTGAAGCGGCCTGCCGTCCGACCAATCCGTGGGTCCCCAGGGCCATTTACACCTTTGAGGTCATCTGCAGCGGCAATTGGAAATTTGATCCATTTTTCAAACCGAATGTTTTCGTTGATATAGAAAAATATTGGCCCAAAAAGGCCATGGCGTGGCGTTGTTATAAGGGGGAGCAGAGGCCTTTTCCGCATTTCCGTTCTGAAAAAGGGCTGGAAACGCTCGCCATTTTTCGGGGATTGACGGTGGGCATCAGCAAAGCCGAAGCGTTCCGCCTGGTCCGCCGGATCGTTTAG
- the kdsB gene encoding 3-deoxy-manno-octulosonate cytidylyltransferase, whose protein sequence is MNIVGVIPARMSASRFPGKPLAKICGLPMIEHVYKRCAMSSILSDLYVATCDEEVFKATEAFGGRAVMTSDSHQRASDRVAEAVGKIESSSGRKMDIVVMIQGDEPMVFPEMIDMAVGPLIKEKDIFVANLTAAITSKQEHEDPNCIKVVVDRHFNALYFSRQPIPFFKGPAAPLTLYKQVCIIPFKRDFLFTYSALEPTPLEKAESVDMLRVLEHGYKVRMVPFDLLTFSVDTPEDLVRVEALLCQDPLNAQYNKKGK, encoded by the coding sequence GTGAATATCGTAGGCGTCATTCCGGCCCGTATGAGCGCGTCGCGGTTCCCGGGAAAACCTCTGGCCAAGATCTGCGGACTGCCCATGATCGAGCATGTTTATAAACGCTGCGCGATGTCCTCCATTTTATCGGACCTTTATGTCGCGACTTGCGATGAAGAAGTTTTCAAGGCAACAGAGGCCTTCGGGGGGCGGGCGGTGATGACCAGCGATTCCCATCAACGGGCCTCTGATCGCGTGGCTGAAGCTGTGGGGAAGATCGAATCTTCCAGCGGGCGGAAAATGGATATTGTGGTGATGATCCAGGGGGATGAACCCATGGTGTTCCCGGAGATGATCGACATGGCTGTTGGTCCGCTCATTAAGGAAAAAGATATTTTTGTGGCCAATCTGACGGCCGCCATCACCTCCAAACAAGAGCACGAAGACCCCAACTGCATTAAGGTCGTCGTTGACCGTCACTTCAATGCCCTTTATTTTTCACGTCAACCGATCCCTTTTTTCAAAGGCCCCGCCGCTCCTCTGACGCTGTATAAACAAGTGTGCATTATCCCGTTTAAACGCGATTTTCTTTTTACATACTCCGCGCTGGAACCAACGCCGCTTGAAAAGGCGGAGTCCGTTGATATGCTGCGCGTCCTGGAGCATGGGTATAAGGTGCGCATGGTGCCTTTTGATCTGCTGACCTTTAGCGTGGACACGCCGGAAGACCTCGTGCGCGTGGAGGCATTGCTGTGTCAGGACCCGTTGAATGCCCAATATAATAAAAAAGGGAAATGA
- a CDS encoding CatB-related O-acetyltransferase produces MKLLAIIAEKMYLLAPLRPFALRLLKKSRKNELDNDRLRSIFKKYHGVEIGAYSYGGCFDPNKVPSGTKIGRFCSFADEVMIIPTDHLVSAVSTHPFLFKPHLGFIEKDPRPAHDLEIGNDVWVGYRAVILPGVRRIGDGAILAAGCVVTKDVPAYAVMAGVPARVIKYRFNETIVKRLLEVRWWNWPAEKIFSKARVFLDPDEFMRREGMDEFKKKGL; encoded by the coding sequence ATGAAACTTCTGGCGATCATAGCGGAAAAGATGTATCTTCTCGCCCCCTTACGTCCGTTTGCCTTGCGTCTTTTAAAGAAGTCGCGGAAAAATGAGCTGGATAATGACCGCCTGCGTTCTATTTTTAAGAAGTATCATGGCGTTGAGATCGGCGCCTATAGTTATGGAGGGTGTTTTGACCCCAACAAGGTCCCGTCAGGGACAAAGATCGGCCGGTTTTGTTCATTTGCGGATGAAGTGATGATCATCCCGACGGACCATTTGGTTTCAGCGGTCTCAACGCATCCGTTTTTGTTTAAACCGCATCTTGGGTTCATTGAAAAAGACCCGCGTCCTGCGCATGATTTAGAGATCGGCAACGATGTTTGGGTGGGGTATCGGGCTGTGATCCTCCCCGGGGTCAGAAGGATCGGCGACGGGGCCATCCTGGCCGCCGGCTGTGTGGTGACAAAGGATGTGCCTGCCTATGCGGTCATGGCCGGTGTTCCGGCCAGGGTCATTAAATACCGTTTTAACGAAACGATCGTGAAACGGTTATTGGAGGTCCGTTGGTGGAATTGGCCGGCGGAAAAGATCTTTTCCAAGGCCAGGGTTTTTTTGGATCCGGATGAATTTATGAGACGGGAGGGAATGGATGAGTTTAAAAAGAAAGGCCTTTGA
- a CDS encoding methyltransferase domain-containing protein: protein MPDKKFSYEEPQEALSSRISAHLRYSDFNLHDWIRNRFVIARGSKVLDLGCGNGNFTKLFWECVRPNGAVIGLDKNAQVITDAKKQNKGLPPSLVKYFVQDYDRPFADLGMRFDWIFAIYSLYYTEDSARILDITKKMLSSGGTFVVIGPAPQNVRDLTDFSRDLTKKDPDQQHFGRIERISKEFHPLFDQMFGKANVTYEEIDSVMTFPDAHSFAEYYWSTLLWRESIQGLSADKIGSLKAETLKRASALPALQIKKQMSCLVGKVN, encoded by the coding sequence ATGCCGGATAAAAAATTCAGTTATGAAGAGCCCCAGGAGGCCTTGAGTTCAAGAATATCCGCTCATCTGCGATATAGCGATTTTAACCTGCATGACTGGATCAGAAACAGATTTGTCATTGCTCGCGGCAGTAAAGTCCTTGATCTGGGGTGCGGTAACGGGAATTTTACAAAGTTGTTTTGGGAATGCGTGCGGCCCAATGGGGCGGTGATCGGCTTGGATAAGAACGCGCAAGTCATCACGGATGCCAAAAAACAGAATAAGGGACTTCCGCCGTCGCTGGTCAAATATTTTGTGCAGGATTATGACCGTCCTTTCGCGGACCTTGGGATGCGGTTTGATTGGATATTCGCGATCTACTCGTTGTATTATACGGAAGACAGCGCCAGGATCCTGGATATTACAAAAAAAATGCTGTCATCGGGCGGGACGTTCGTGGTCATCGGACCGGCCCCTCAAAATGTCCGCGATCTTACTGATTTCAGCCGGGACCTGACCAAAAAAGATCCTGATCAACAGCATTTTGGACGGATCGAACGGATCTCCAAAGAATTCCATCCGTTATTTGATCAAATGTTCGGCAAAGCCAATGTCACCTATGAAGAAATTGACAGTGTCATGACATTCCCTGACGCGCACAGTTTTGCGGAATATTACTGGTCAACGCTGTTATGGCGTGAAAGCATCCAGGGTCTTTCCGCGGACAAGATCGGGTCCCTGAAAGCGGAAACATTAAAACGGGCCTCAGCGCTCCCGGCCCTTCAGATCAAAAAACAGATGTCCTGTCTTGTCGGCAAGGTCAATTAG
- a CDS encoding glycosyltransferase family 2 protein: MTYSIILPTLNRAKLVRNSLACFEKQTVLPYEVIVVDQSDDQGTRDIFSAWNPPGIRKKYIHREVKSLILARHAGLDATDETDLVTFFDDDITLDPLFCEEIIKVFISDQAHRYAGGMGTVAGWKYRFKPFQAFFLMPHEGSGRFLASGAQTFPHWKKEFSETEFLSGGCTFWRRKIIQKYRFDERLSGYGHADDVDVSYRVSRDHKLFFQPKSVCYQIKDPAGKDPGRQYRRVWIQNMYYLVQKNKLSMAAYAWCVVGHMLRDLICLDLQRFLGCTEGVWNIIRDRVDTVQGYDDFKHRTEAL; this comes from the coding sequence ATGACCTATAGCATCATCCTTCCGACATTGAATCGCGCAAAGCTGGTCAGGAATTCACTGGCCTGTTTTGAGAAACAGACGGTCTTGCCCTATGAAGTCATCGTTGTGGATCAGAGCGATGATCAGGGCACCCGTGATATTTTTTCGGCATGGAACCCGCCGGGGATCAGGAAGAAATACATCCACCGGGAGGTCAAATCACTGATCCTGGCGCGGCATGCCGGTTTAGACGCCACAGATGAGACCGATCTGGTGACATTTTTTGATGATGACATCACGCTGGACCCTTTGTTTTGTGAGGAGATCATCAAGGTATTTATCAGCGATCAAGCGCACCGGTATGCCGGCGGCATGGGCACTGTTGCGGGTTGGAAATACCGGTTCAAACCATTTCAGGCCTTTTTTTTAATGCCGCATGAGGGCAGCGGCCGTTTTCTTGCCAGCGGGGCCCAAACGTTCCCTCACTGGAAGAAAGAATTTTCTGAAACGGAATTCCTGTCCGGCGGGTGCACATTCTGGCGACGGAAGATCATTCAGAAATATCGTTTTGATGAACGGTTAAGCGGTTACGGCCATGCGGATGATGTGGATGTTTCGTATAGGGTCTCGCGGGACCATAAACTTTTTTTTCAACCCAAGTCGGTGTGTTATCAGATCAAAGATCCTGCGGGAAAAGATCCCGGCCGACAATATCGGCGGGTATGGATACAAAATATGTATTATTTAGTGCAGAAAAACAAATTGTCCATGGCCGCGTATGCCTGGTGCGTTGTGGGGCACATGTTGCGCGATCTGATATGCCTGGATCTCCAGAGATTTCTCGGATGCACCGAAGGCGTATGGAATATCATCCGTGATCGCGTGGATACGGTCCAGGGATACGATGATTTTAAACACAGGACAGAGGCATTATGA
- a CDS encoding methyltransferase domain-containing protein, protein MSLKRKAFDWLSSLAVRRAVRQDPSLRQMWDLSNRVLPELGDHYATVHIKEEETLLRLRLLVCAQALFVKKVIARLKGQGQRVSSWVDVGDSDGAARLLFLAGVDPGDAIKTLGVNLEKEAIALIRSKGLEAEHMNAMDLHKKGIGCDLVSVFETLEHMPDPIGFLENMQEVVGERLLISVPLIVRSRVGLRYLTKKWEPSKKPGYSNNHMFELSPADWQKLFQHSGWAIDEEWKVRQYPRSGLLKNVMQAAWRKIAFEGYWFVSLKKDKTFSNQFIKG, encoded by the coding sequence ATGAGTTTAAAAAGAAAGGCCTTTGATTGGCTTTCCTCTTTGGCTGTTCGCCGGGCCGTGAGGCAAGATCCTTCTTTGCGGCAGATGTGGGACCTTTCCAACAGGGTTTTGCCTGAGCTTGGAGATCATTACGCCACGGTCCACATCAAGGAGGAAGAAACCCTGCTTCGTTTGAGATTGCTTGTCTGCGCCCAGGCCTTGTTTGTCAAGAAAGTGATTGCCCGTTTGAAGGGCCAGGGCCAGCGGGTCAGCTCCTGGGTTGATGTGGGCGATTCCGACGGCGCGGCGCGGCTTTTGTTCCTTGCCGGCGTTGATCCGGGGGATGCGATCAAAACCTTGGGGGTCAATCTTGAGAAAGAGGCCATTGCCCTGATCAGAAGCAAGGGGCTTGAGGCCGAGCATATGAACGCGATGGATCTGCACAAAAAAGGGATCGGATGCGATCTGGTTTCGGTTTTTGAGACCCTGGAACATATGCCTGATCCGATCGGTTTTTTGGAAAACATGCAGGAGGTGGTCGGCGAACGGCTGTTGATCTCTGTGCCGCTGATCGTCAGAAGCAGGGTCGGCCTGCGGTATTTGACCAAGAAATGGGAGCCCTCCAAGAAACCGGGGTATAGCAACAATCATATGTTTGAACTCTCTCCGGCGGATTGGCAAAAATTGTTCCAACACTCCGGCTGGGCCATCGACGAGGAGTGGAAGGTCCGTCAATATCCCCGCTCGGGGTTATTGAAGAATGTGATGCAGGCGGCCTGGCGCAAGATCGCTTTTGAGGGCTACTGGTTCGTTTCTTTAAAGAAGGACAAGACGTTTTCCAACCAATTTATTAAAGGTTAA
- a CDS encoding phosphoglycerate dehydrogenase yields MKITINTSSFAQGDIQPLERLRAKGIVPVMNPHKKTMTAKQVIEFCADADGMIAGTEPLTTEVLAQLPLLKVISRCGTGLDHIDLKAAQARGIKIFNTPTAVIQPVAELAVGLMLSLLRQTNAMDRNLHAGMWDKKMGHLLNGKTVGIVGFGRIGQKIAELLLPFGVEILYTDLREIKISLKSMRVNLDELLKRSDIVSLHLSMEEGRSVMNAPQFSLMKKGAWFLNLSRGEAVDENALYTVLENGHLAGAALDVFGQEPYQGPLQTLDNVILTPHIGSYAQEARVLMEQEAVENLLKGLNII; encoded by the coding sequence GTGAAGATCACCATCAACACTTCTTCTTTCGCGCAGGGTGATATTCAGCCGCTGGAAAGATTGCGCGCCAAGGGCATTGTGCCTGTTATGAATCCGCATAAGAAAACGATGACCGCCAAGCAGGTCATTGAGTTTTGCGCGGATGCCGATGGGATGATCGCGGGGACAGAGCCGTTGACCACGGAAGTTCTGGCGCAATTACCATTGTTGAAGGTCATTTCCCGTTGCGGGACAGGGCTGGATCATATTGATCTGAAGGCGGCCCAGGCCCGGGGGATTAAGATTTTTAATACTCCTACAGCTGTGATACAGCCGGTTGCGGAACTGGCTGTAGGCCTGATGCTTTCTCTTTTGCGTCAGACCAATGCCATGGACCGCAACCTTCATGCCGGTATGTGGGACAAGAAGATGGGGCATCTGCTGAATGGTAAGACGGTGGGGATCGTGGGGTTCGGGCGTATCGGGCAGAAGATCGCGGAGCTTCTGTTACCATTCGGCGTAGAAATTCTTTATACAGATCTCCGGGAAATAAAAATTTCTTTGAAGAGCATGCGGGTCAATTTAGATGAGCTTCTGAAACGTTCGGACATTGTCAGCCTGCATCTTTCCATGGAAGAGGGGAGATCTGTCATGAACGCGCCTCAGTTTTCTCTAATGAAAAAAGGCGCGTGGTTCTTGAATCTTTCCCGCGGAGAGGCCGTTGATGAGAACGCGCTTTATACTGTTTTAGAAAATGGGCATTTGGCAGGCGCGGCCCTGGATGTTTTTGGTCAAGAGCCCTATCAAGGGCCTCTTCAAACATTGGACAATGTTATTTTAACCCCGCATATCGGTTCCTATGCGCAGGAGGCGCGCGTTCTCATGGAGCAAGAGGCGGTTGAGAATCTTTTAAAAGGGCTGAATATCATTTGA
- a CDS encoding cyclase family protein, with protein sequence MRGVGHKKWIDVTVPICHGMISWPSDPPVEISRYKCIGRNGQLNNVALLKMGSHTGTHIDAPRHFLKDGLTVDAMSPELMVGPVNVIQIKDPVAVRAAQLKDQGIRPGQRIILKTRNSSTQWWHKGFNKDFVYLTLEAAEFLASRRVKLVGIDYLSVGGYKHEDGGKVHKALLERGICIVEGLALCDVRPGLYDIMCLPMKIGQGDGAPARVLLRKKR encoded by the coding sequence ATGAGAGGGGTTGGTCATAAAAAGTGGATCGATGTCACGGTGCCTATTTGTCACGGGATGATCTCTTGGCCCAGTGATCCTCCCGTGGAAATTTCGCGGTACAAATGTATCGGCAGGAATGGGCAATTGAACAACGTTGCCTTATTGAAGATGGGGAGCCATACAGGCACGCATATTGATGCTCCCAGGCATTTTTTGAAAGACGGCCTGACCGTAGATGCCATGAGCCCTGAACTTATGGTGGGGCCTGTGAATGTTATTCAGATCAAGGACCCCGTTGCGGTCCGTGCCGCACAACTTAAAGATCAAGGAATAAGACCGGGACAAAGGATCATTTTAAAGACGCGGAATTCTTCCACTCAATGGTGGCATAAAGGATTTAATAAGGATTTTGTATATTTGACATTGGAGGCCGCCGAATTTTTGGCCTCCCGACGGGTCAAATTGGTGGGGATCGATTACCTTTCCGTTGGCGGTTACAAACACGAAGACGGCGGTAAGGTCCATAAGGCCTTGCTGGAGCGTGGGATATGCATTGTGGAAGGCCTGGCTCTTTGTGATGTAAGGCCGGGACTTTATGATATAATGTGCCTTCCGATGAAGATAGGACAGGGGGACGGGGCCCCGGCCCGGGTTTTATTGCGCAAGAAGAGATGA
- a CDS encoding HAD family hydrolase, whose translation MIKALIFDFDGVILESVDVKGWAFQKIFEGYPQRQEQILAYHYEHGGLPRANKIRHILKEILKLSYDDAIVAQYCERFGELVFKRVVDSPFVPGAREALEAFQGRFLTFVVSGTPHEEMNRVVDARGLRSCFSAVYGSPVMKDERTGMILAEHGLAPREVLWIGDATSDLRAAAKYGIRFVLRSWPGNEGIFRHARADFRMNDLTGLPSLIQQLQEKK comes from the coding sequence ATGATCAAGGCCTTGATTTTTGATTTTGACGGGGTAATTCTTGAATCGGTGGATGTGAAGGGCTGGGCATTCCAAAAGATCTTTGAGGGCTATCCCCAGCGGCAAGAGCAGATCTTAGCCTACCATTATGAGCATGGGGGATTACCACGGGCGAATAAGATCCGGCATATTTTGAAGGAAATTTTAAAACTTTCTTATGATGACGCGATCGTCGCGCAATATTGCGAACGTTTTGGAGAGCTTGTTTTTAAAAGGGTCGTTGATTCACCCTTTGTCCCCGGCGCCCGCGAGGCATTGGAGGCCTTTCAAGGGCGCTTTTTGACCTTTGTTGTCTCCGGAACACCTCATGAAGAGATGAACCGCGTTGTGGATGCCAGGGGTTTGCGTTCCTGTTTTTCCGCTGTTTATGGTTCGCCGGTGATGAAGGATGAACGGACAGGAATGATCTTGGCCGAACACGGCCTTGCCCCGCGGGAGGTCCTTTGGATCGGCGATGCGACAAGCGACCTGCGGGCCGCGGCAAAATACGGGATCCGTTTTGTCCTGCGTTCCTGGCCGGGCAATGAAGGGATATTTCGTCATGCCAGGGCCGATTTCAGGATGAATGATCTCACAGGCCTGCCGTCTTTGATCCAACAATTGCAGGAGAAAAAATAG